A section of the Elizabethkingia anophelis R26 genome encodes:
- a CDS encoding helix-turn-helix domain-containing protein: protein MKKNLFTFLILLLTLSSFFLCYSQNRNEFHIPDSLKNKNYTQLELLYNKNTDKATVYANTILNKAKKEQNNTEIIKGYLFLFKTKKNSSLLPYLDSAITISKKVKSADLLSEGYMYKGNYFYHKGEYSSAITHYIEARNYANNNSYTYHIINFNIGLLKLEVKEYQEAIPLFLSYKKYIEQHGMIKKLDYMSCIYALAYTYSQMNDLVHSNYYINLGLKKNIEIKDGMSETLLLMVRGINAYKIKKYSPALADLKLAAKQIEKKSYGSQNLAISEYYIGKIFYDLNDKKFLNQFKKVDSIIIQSKNPTEELRQTYPILIDYYKKEKNKEMQLTYIEHLLSVDSILNNNNHFLIKEINKKYDTPILLKERENLLDDQKSKNNILIWLLVGGVIILGFLLIIIFRARKKIKLYKQNALVLVQTPQTREKNLDLSTPRIDTLEYISDKPKSKNKTVISNDNLKKISSQLDEFESTKHFLYNKVNLDSLSKDFKTNRAYLSKSINELKGQSFPQYLNELRIQYIIKELIENKNLRKLTIAAIAEEAGFNNAESFTKAFKKITGTLPSYYIKIIQENNK from the coding sequence TCACTTTTTTAATTCTTTTATTAACTCTAAGCAGTTTCTTTTTATGCTATTCTCAAAATAGAAATGAGTTTCATATACCAGACTCTTTAAAAAACAAGAATTATACTCAATTAGAGCTACTATATAATAAGAATACTGATAAGGCAACGGTGTATGCAAATACAATATTGAACAAAGCAAAAAAAGAACAAAATAATACGGAAATAATCAAGGGCTATCTGTTTCTGTTTAAAACAAAAAAGAATTCTTCTTTATTGCCATATTTAGATAGTGCAATTACAATATCAAAAAAGGTAAAGTCTGCTGATCTTTTATCTGAAGGATATATGTATAAAGGTAATTACTTCTATCACAAAGGAGAATACTCTAGTGCAATAACCCATTATATAGAAGCAAGGAATTATGCAAATAATAATAGTTATACATACCATATAATCAATTTTAATATAGGCTTATTAAAACTTGAAGTAAAAGAATATCAGGAAGCTATACCATTATTTTTAAGCTATAAAAAATACATAGAACAACATGGTATGATAAAAAAACTTGATTATATGAGCTGTATTTATGCATTAGCATATACCTACAGCCAAATGAATGATCTTGTTCATTCTAATTATTACATTAATTTAGGTCTAAAAAAGAACATAGAAATAAAGGATGGAATGAGTGAAACCCTTCTGCTTATGGTAAGAGGTATTAATGCTTATAAAATCAAAAAATATTCACCAGCTCTAGCAGACTTAAAATTAGCAGCAAAACAAATAGAAAAAAAATCCTACGGTTCTCAAAATTTAGCAATATCTGAATACTATATTGGAAAGATTTTTTACGATTTAAATGATAAAAAATTTTTAAATCAATTTAAAAAAGTTGATTCTATAATTATACAAAGTAAAAATCCTACGGAGGAATTAAGACAAACTTATCCTATTTTAATAGACTATTATAAAAAGGAAAAAAATAAGGAAATGCAACTTACTTATATTGAACATTTATTATCAGTAGATAGTATCTTAAATAATAATAACCATTTCTTAATTAAAGAAATCAATAAAAAATATGACACGCCGATATTATTAAAAGAAAGAGAAAATTTACTAGATGATCAGAAATCTAAAAATAATATTTTAATATGGTTACTAGTAGGTGGTGTAATTATATTAGGGTTTCTTTTAATAATTATTTTTAGAGCCAGAAAAAAAATAAAGTTATATAAACAAAATGCGCTAGTCTTAGTACAGACTCCACAAACACGAGAAAAAAATCTAGACTTAAGCACTCCCCGAATAGATACTTTAGAATATATTAGTGATAAACCAAAAAGTAAAAATAAAACGGTAATATCAAATGATAATCTTAAAAAAATAAGCTCTCAACTTGATGAATTTGAAAGCACAAAACACTTTCTCTATAATAAGGTTAATCTTGATTCGCTATCGAAAGATTTTAAAACCAATAGGGCATACTTATCAAAATCTATAAATGAGCTAAAAGGCCAAAGTTTTCCTCAGTATTTAAATGAATTAAGAATTCAGTATATTATAAAAGAATTAATTGAGAATAAAAATTTACGTAAACTTACAATTGCTGCTATTGCTGAAGAAGCGGGGTTTAATAATGCAGAATCGTTTACCAAAGCATTTAAAAAAATAACGGGAACTTTGCCATCCTATTATATCAAAATAATTCAAGAAAACAACAAATAA